Proteins from a genomic interval of Crassostrea angulata isolate pt1a10 chromosome 7, ASM2561291v2, whole genome shotgun sequence:
- the LOC128156119 gene encoding IgGFc-binding protein-like isoform X3 yields MSDKARIILLAWFLVFFTCSGKEIPDNMGKDFILGFMEASNALTGDSSRIPLKLFITTSSLGTVSVSISAPFAKDTYPGENITVTKGVVRQVKLPKSLRVLGTKRSHKAVHINSSDEIVVFGVNGADFSTDGFLGIPVDVLGAQYFVPSFYSNSQRFYKSAIVIVGTKDRTSLQIKIKSTNGGIIILENKRYGNNDWLNTTISRFEVLQLQCRSDLTGTFVQSSQKISVFGGSTVTNIGTGTSRDHIEEQIPPVNVWGKRFAMSPVPHTNPNVIRVLASEDDTMITINNHGIHTLQSGQFYETKVSSADFISSNKPVLTVQYVPSAYDGQNGDPAMTLVPPIEQSNVFYSFLTPKSSQNENFENTFNFLMEGLSYKGLVLDDKLLRREDFFSVAQINNISTGYIKIPHGSHTLRHSSGTLPFGGILYGGAKYESYAFPVGQRFTPINQECQPQPVVVGDGLDNDCDGRVDEEICNDNKDRQTMMEMEKKTKIVSQNSIFVLRNDNNCNNEANNNIHKFNSQTSYTNYANYIIDTDDDNKTTNDREQTNNINYTDNDNKTTDNKERNIGRMNMEERRPQWFTLTEIGIISGVSIVVLGAIGMCCKKCWGLLKDRDDDDDEDEKRYRRKRRSTTKLPIGAPSIRPMYM; encoded by the exons atgagCGACAAAGCAAGAATTATCTTACTTGCCTggtttttggtgttttttacCTGTTCAG GTAAAGAAATACCAGACAACATGGGGAAAGATTTCATCCTTGGATTCATGGAAGCATCAAATGCCCTTACTGGAGATTCTTCACGAATCCcgttaaaattatttataacgaCTTCCAGTCTTGGTACAGTTAGCGTTTCAATATCAGCTCCATTTGCGAAAGATACTTACCCTGGAGAAAACATAACAGTGACAAAAGGGGTTGTTAGACAGGTCAAACTGCCAAAGTCTCTCAGAGTTCTAGGAACAAAACGATCCCATAAAGCTGTCCATATCAATTCATCGGATGAAATTGTGGTTTTCGGCGTTAACGGCGCCGACTTTTCAACAGACGGATTCCTTGGAATTCCAGTTGATGTTTTAGGAGCACAGTACTTTGTGCCTTCCTTTTATTCGAATAGTCAAAGATTCTATAAATCTGCAATTGTAATCGTAGGCACAAAAGACAGAACCTCACTGCAAATTAAGATTAAGTCAACAAATGGTGGGATAATCATTCTTGAGAATAAAAGGTATGGGAATAATGACTGGCTTAATACCACTATCAGTAGGTTTGAGGTATTACAACTCCAATGTCGAAGTGACCTAACAGGAACCTTTGTTCAATCATCACAGAAAATATCTGTTTTTGGAGGATCAACTGTAACAAACATTGGAACAGGAACATCAAGGGATCACATCGAGGAGCAAATACCTCCAGTGAATGTTTGGGGTAAACGTTTTGCAATGAGTCCTGTTCCTCATACAAACCCTAATGTCATCAGAGTTTTGGCAAGTGAAGATGACACTATGATTACGATAAACAATCATGGGATACACACATTACAATCTGGACAGTTTTACGAAACAAAAGTTTCAAGTGCTGACTTTATTTCATCCAATAAACCTGTGTTGACAGTTCAGTATGTTCCTAGTGCATATGATGGACAAAATGGCGATCCTGCTATGACTCTTGTTCCACCAATTGAGCAAAGCAATGTCTTTTACTCTTTCTTGACACCAAAATCATCCCAAAACGAAAACTTTGAGAACACGTTTAATTTCTTAATGGAAGGTCTGTCCTACAAGGGTTTAGTTCTTGATGATAAGCTCCTCCGACGGGAAGATTTTTTCAGTGTCGctcaaataaacaatatatcaaCCGGTTATATTAAGATCCCACATGGCAGTCACACTTTGAGACATTCATCGGGAACATTACCATTTGGCGGCATTTTATATGGTGGAGCTAAATATGAATCCTACGCTTTTCCCGTTGGTCAAAGATTCACACCAATCAATCAG GAATGTCAGCCTCAACCTGTGGTAGTTGGCGATGGTTTAGACAATGATTGTGATGGGCGAGTGGATGAGGAGATATGCAATGATAATAAAG accGACAG ACAATGATGGAGATGGAAAAGAAAACGAAGATTGTGTCACAGAACTCA ATATTTGTTTTGAGGAACGACAACAATTGCAACAACGAAGCTAACAACAACATCCACAAGTTCAACAGCCAGACCAGCTACACAAACTACGCCAACTATATTATCGACACGGACGACGACAACAAAACAACCAACGACAGAGA GCAGACCAACAACATCAACTACACAGACAACGACAACAAAACAACCGACAACAAGGAGAGAAA CATCGGCAGAA tGAACATGGAAGAGAGAAGACCCCAGTGGTTCACTTTGACGGAGATCGGAATAATCAGTGGCGTGTCTATCGTTGTATTGGGTGCCATTGGGATGTGCTGTAAGAAATGCTGGGGTCTTCTCAAAGACCGggatgatgatgacgatgaagACGAAAAACGATATAGACGAAAGAGAAGGAGTACGACCAAGCTGCCTATCGGAGCCCCTAGTATTCGACCAATGTATATGTAG
- the LOC128156119 gene encoding IgGFc-binding protein-like isoform X2, whose amino-acid sequence MSDKARIILLAWFLVFFTCSGKEIPDNMGKDFILGFMEASNALTGDSSRIPLKLFITTSSLGTVSVSISAPFAKDTYPGENITVTKGVVRQVKLPKSLRVLGTKRSHKAVHINSSDEIVVFGVNGADFSTDGFLGIPVDVLGAQYFVPSFYSNSQRFYKSAIVIVGTKDRTSLQIKIKSTNGGIIILENKRYGNNDWLNTTISRFEVLQLQCRSDLTGTFVQSSQKISVFGGSTVTNIGTGTSRDHIEEQIPPVNVWGKRFAMSPVPHTNPNVIRVLASEDDTMITINNHGIHTLQSGQFYETKVSSADFISSNKPVLTVQYVPSAYDGQNGDPAMTLVPPIEQSNVFYSFLTPKSSQNENFENTFNFLMEGLSYKGLVLDDKLLRREDFFSVAQINNISTGYIKIPHGSHTLRHSSGTLPFGGILYGGAKYESYAFPVGQRFTPINQECQPQPVVVGDGLDNDCDGRVDEEICNDNKDNDGDGKENEDCVTELRTTTIATTKLTTTSTSSTARPATQTTPTILSTRTTTTKQPTTESTTKIATTKLITTSTSSIGRPTTSTTQTTTTKQPTTRREMNMEERRPQWFTLTEIGIISGVSIVVLGAIGMCCKKCWGLLKDRDDDDDEDEKRYRRKRRSTTKLPIGAPSIRPMYM is encoded by the exons atgagCGACAAAGCAAGAATTATCTTACTTGCCTggtttttggtgttttttacCTGTTCAG GTAAAGAAATACCAGACAACATGGGGAAAGATTTCATCCTTGGATTCATGGAAGCATCAAATGCCCTTACTGGAGATTCTTCACGAATCCcgttaaaattatttataacgaCTTCCAGTCTTGGTACAGTTAGCGTTTCAATATCAGCTCCATTTGCGAAAGATACTTACCCTGGAGAAAACATAACAGTGACAAAAGGGGTTGTTAGACAGGTCAAACTGCCAAAGTCTCTCAGAGTTCTAGGAACAAAACGATCCCATAAAGCTGTCCATATCAATTCATCGGATGAAATTGTGGTTTTCGGCGTTAACGGCGCCGACTTTTCAACAGACGGATTCCTTGGAATTCCAGTTGATGTTTTAGGAGCACAGTACTTTGTGCCTTCCTTTTATTCGAATAGTCAAAGATTCTATAAATCTGCAATTGTAATCGTAGGCACAAAAGACAGAACCTCACTGCAAATTAAGATTAAGTCAACAAATGGTGGGATAATCATTCTTGAGAATAAAAGGTATGGGAATAATGACTGGCTTAATACCACTATCAGTAGGTTTGAGGTATTACAACTCCAATGTCGAAGTGACCTAACAGGAACCTTTGTTCAATCATCACAGAAAATATCTGTTTTTGGAGGATCAACTGTAACAAACATTGGAACAGGAACATCAAGGGATCACATCGAGGAGCAAATACCTCCAGTGAATGTTTGGGGTAAACGTTTTGCAATGAGTCCTGTTCCTCATACAAACCCTAATGTCATCAGAGTTTTGGCAAGTGAAGATGACACTATGATTACGATAAACAATCATGGGATACACACATTACAATCTGGACAGTTTTACGAAACAAAAGTTTCAAGTGCTGACTTTATTTCATCCAATAAACCTGTGTTGACAGTTCAGTATGTTCCTAGTGCATATGATGGACAAAATGGCGATCCTGCTATGACTCTTGTTCCACCAATTGAGCAAAGCAATGTCTTTTACTCTTTCTTGACACCAAAATCATCCCAAAACGAAAACTTTGAGAACACGTTTAATTTCTTAATGGAAGGTCTGTCCTACAAGGGTTTAGTTCTTGATGATAAGCTCCTCCGACGGGAAGATTTTTTCAGTGTCGctcaaataaacaatatatcaaCCGGTTATATTAAGATCCCACATGGCAGTCACACTTTGAGACATTCATCGGGAACATTACCATTTGGCGGCATTTTATATGGTGGAGCTAAATATGAATCCTACGCTTTTCCCGTTGGTCAAAGATTCACACCAATCAATCAG GAATGTCAGCCTCAACCTGTGGTAGTTGGCGATGGTTTAGACAATGATTGTGATGGGCGAGTGGATGAGGAGATATGCAATGATAATAAAG ACAATGATGGAGATGGAAAAGAAAACGAAGATTGTGTCACAGAACTCA GAACGACAACAATTGCAACAACGAAGCTAACAACAACATCCACAAGTTCAACAGCCAGACCAGCTACACAAACTACGCCAACTATATTATCGACACGGACGACGACAACAAAACAACCAACGACAGAGA GTACGACTAAAATTGCAACAACGAAACTAATAACAACATCCACAAGTTCAATAGGCAGACCAACAACATCAACTACACAGACAACGACAACAAAACAACCGACAACAAGGAGAGAAA tGAACATGGAAGAGAGAAGACCCCAGTGGTTCACTTTGACGGAGATCGGAATAATCAGTGGCGTGTCTATCGTTGTATTGGGTGCCATTGGGATGTGCTGTAAGAAATGCTGGGGTCTTCTCAAAGACCGggatgatgatgacgatgaagACGAAAAACGATATAGACGAAAGAGAAGGAGTACGACCAAGCTGCCTATCGGAGCCCCTAGTATTCGACCAATGTATATGTAG
- the LOC128156119 gene encoding IgGFc-binding protein-like isoform X1, with protein sequence MSDKARIILLAWFLVFFTCSGKEIPDNMGKDFILGFMEASNALTGDSSRIPLKLFITTSSLGTVSVSISAPFAKDTYPGENITVTKGVVRQVKLPKSLRVLGTKRSHKAVHINSSDEIVVFGVNGADFSTDGFLGIPVDVLGAQYFVPSFYSNSQRFYKSAIVIVGTKDRTSLQIKIKSTNGGIIILENKRYGNNDWLNTTISRFEVLQLQCRSDLTGTFVQSSQKISVFGGSTVTNIGTGTSRDHIEEQIPPVNVWGKRFAMSPVPHTNPNVIRVLASEDDTMITINNHGIHTLQSGQFYETKVSSADFISSNKPVLTVQYVPSAYDGQNGDPAMTLVPPIEQSNVFYSFLTPKSSQNENFENTFNFLMEGLSYKGLVLDDKLLRREDFFSVAQINNISTGYIKIPHGSHTLRHSSGTLPFGGILYGGAKYESYAFPVGQRFTPINQECQPQPVVVGDGLDNDCDGRVDEEICNDNKDNDGDGKENEDCVTELRTTTIATTKLTTTSTSSTARPATQTTPTILSTRTTTTKQPTTEKGTTKIATTKLITTSTSSIGRPTTSTTQTTTTKQPTTRREMNMEERRPQWFTLTEIGIISGVSIVVLGAIGMCCKKCWGLLKDRDDDDDEDEKRYRRKRRSTTKLPIGAPSIRPMYM encoded by the exons atgagCGACAAAGCAAGAATTATCTTACTTGCCTggtttttggtgttttttacCTGTTCAG GTAAAGAAATACCAGACAACATGGGGAAAGATTTCATCCTTGGATTCATGGAAGCATCAAATGCCCTTACTGGAGATTCTTCACGAATCCcgttaaaattatttataacgaCTTCCAGTCTTGGTACAGTTAGCGTTTCAATATCAGCTCCATTTGCGAAAGATACTTACCCTGGAGAAAACATAACAGTGACAAAAGGGGTTGTTAGACAGGTCAAACTGCCAAAGTCTCTCAGAGTTCTAGGAACAAAACGATCCCATAAAGCTGTCCATATCAATTCATCGGATGAAATTGTGGTTTTCGGCGTTAACGGCGCCGACTTTTCAACAGACGGATTCCTTGGAATTCCAGTTGATGTTTTAGGAGCACAGTACTTTGTGCCTTCCTTTTATTCGAATAGTCAAAGATTCTATAAATCTGCAATTGTAATCGTAGGCACAAAAGACAGAACCTCACTGCAAATTAAGATTAAGTCAACAAATGGTGGGATAATCATTCTTGAGAATAAAAGGTATGGGAATAATGACTGGCTTAATACCACTATCAGTAGGTTTGAGGTATTACAACTCCAATGTCGAAGTGACCTAACAGGAACCTTTGTTCAATCATCACAGAAAATATCTGTTTTTGGAGGATCAACTGTAACAAACATTGGAACAGGAACATCAAGGGATCACATCGAGGAGCAAATACCTCCAGTGAATGTTTGGGGTAAACGTTTTGCAATGAGTCCTGTTCCTCATACAAACCCTAATGTCATCAGAGTTTTGGCAAGTGAAGATGACACTATGATTACGATAAACAATCATGGGATACACACATTACAATCTGGACAGTTTTACGAAACAAAAGTTTCAAGTGCTGACTTTATTTCATCCAATAAACCTGTGTTGACAGTTCAGTATGTTCCTAGTGCATATGATGGACAAAATGGCGATCCTGCTATGACTCTTGTTCCACCAATTGAGCAAAGCAATGTCTTTTACTCTTTCTTGACACCAAAATCATCCCAAAACGAAAACTTTGAGAACACGTTTAATTTCTTAATGGAAGGTCTGTCCTACAAGGGTTTAGTTCTTGATGATAAGCTCCTCCGACGGGAAGATTTTTTCAGTGTCGctcaaataaacaatatatcaaCCGGTTATATTAAGATCCCACATGGCAGTCACACTTTGAGACATTCATCGGGAACATTACCATTTGGCGGCATTTTATATGGTGGAGCTAAATATGAATCCTACGCTTTTCCCGTTGGTCAAAGATTCACACCAATCAATCAG GAATGTCAGCCTCAACCTGTGGTAGTTGGCGATGGTTTAGACAATGATTGTGATGGGCGAGTGGATGAGGAGATATGCAATGATAATAAAG ACAATGATGGAGATGGAAAAGAAAACGAAGATTGTGTCACAGAACTCA GAACGACAACAATTGCAACAACGAAGCTAACAACAACATCCACAAGTTCAACAGCCAGACCAGCTACACAAACTACGCCAACTATATTATCGACACGGACGACGACAACAAAACAACCAACGACAGAGA AAGGTACGACTAAAATTGCAACAACGAAACTAATAACAACATCCACAAGTTCAATAGGCAGACCAACAACATCAACTACACAGACAACGACAACAAAACAACCGACAACAAGGAGAGAAA tGAACATGGAAGAGAGAAGACCCCAGTGGTTCACTTTGACGGAGATCGGAATAATCAGTGGCGTGTCTATCGTTGTATTGGGTGCCATTGGGATGTGCTGTAAGAAATGCTGGGGTCTTCTCAAAGACCGggatgatgatgacgatgaagACGAAAAACGATATAGACGAAAGAGAAGGAGTACGACCAAGCTGCCTATCGGAGCCCCTAGTATTCGACCAATGTATATGTAG